ACTCATCTCTACAGCAGAATTTATAGATAAATATGACGCGTTTTTTCTGGGTATGTTGACGTACTTCTATAAACGTAATTTCTAGGTGATTCCCGGACTTGGTTTATCAGTTGAGTACTGACATCATTATAACACGAAATTAAATATGGTAATCTCGGAAAACACATTGActgaaaatttgcataatattaatgttatttAAATAAACTGTAGCTTTGTCATGAAGTTATTATTGTAGTCACAATGCCTGTATAATCTAATGTTATACACGTCAATTATTAGACACATTCTACTTTCACTTCTAACCATGGGTTGTTCGAAGACCACGTGTCAgcaatatcatatatatactgatttCACACAACGGCTGCAGCATCGTCGTGAACCAcgccctcttttacggcaccgcccagtgtcacagaagaaataacagctctggtttgcgaaaaTGCGGTTGCAGTAATtcgcaataaataaataatactcAGAAGTTAACATGTTAGTGACAGCCATGCATTTACAGCTTCTGTTACCTACCACATGCATCGCTACTTGTTCTCTCCTGTGCGATATTCCTGTGTGTATTATGGGAAAATCACTGACAAGACGGAACATTCGCGCGATATTTTACAGCTTCATCCTATAATTATAACATAATGTTGATGAAATGAGAGTATTTTTTACTCAAAATTGGGCAAGGTCATTTACCTACATCGTTCGCAATTTCACCATATCTTAGAGAGTTTCGGCTACACGTTCAATGTGTAAGCGAACTCACGTTCACGTTCGCGTACCAGCTAGCTGTGACCTTTACTTCGGTTAGCCGTTTACGTGGATGCGCTGTTGTACATTAATGTTTTGGTTATATGGCATAAATAGCGCAATGACAATAACCGTATGGCTTGACATTATGACAAGATAAATAATTAAGCAGATATATTTACTTGAATAATCTCGTATGTTCACAATAAAATCACCCTGTAGTATCTTGACGATTGCAGCGACAGTCATAATCATCATACATCATGATTTCTGTGCAAAATCAGTTACGTGAAGGCAGCCACAGATTCAAGGctgcattttaaatattttatcaaggaaaacaaaattactgagGTGTATTATGTCGTGAAGGGTCAACCTTACTAAAAGCATCaaatttttttatcatattagtgatgattttacaaaaaaaattaaaagaaatttcacgTTGTTTACTTGCGTGTAAACAGCTGTCGCCACGTTCGAAACGCCCGCGAAACTTGTCAGTACGCAGAGAAGTAGGTCAAAATTGCGGCGTAGCACAAAATTTCCTACGTCACACGTGCGCGTACACGTTGAACGTGTAGCCGAAACTCTCTATTATTATCCGTAAAGTTGACACACTTTTGAAAAATCGTAAAATCTTACTACTCTCTTTTACATCAAATCATTAGTCTTTGACATTATTACGTCACATCTTAGACACTATAGTAGTATTACTTCAATAAAAAATACGTCATTAATTTTGAACCCACGTAAAATGTCATAGCAACcattaattaatatttccatGGTTACCGAAATAAAGTGTAAAAATACAACAGTATGATCAATCAGAAATACAATATTCTGCAATTTGAAATACGCCACTGTGAACTGAGTGTATTTACAGTATATAGATTACATTAAGTTAGGAAGAAGTATCAAGAAGTAGTCGTTGTctatgtattttcattttcattttcgaCAATACAGTGAAGATAGTTCGCAATAGAGCGATGACGTTTTGTACTGTTCAAGTATGAGAAAGATTATGGTTTCATGTCGGGGAAATTCCACCCGCGCGCGTGAAGACGAAATAAAGCAATGGTTTTCGCTTAGTTAGCACATGATGCACATCACAAGCTATCAAATTCGTTCGAATCAACACATTGTCAAGTTCAATGAACTAACATATACGCAAATGGGTTCCTGTATAATATCATCAACgggttttatttttcatgttatGCAACTATCATTGAATATTTCACATGTGAAAACAACAAGTTCAGTTCATGTTGACGATCTACAATCATATAAAACTGGCCAGATTCTACTCCCATCTTACATATCTTGATACACTGAACTGcatactgttacagtaaattgtggtcaaagttgaataacatACTAATGGTGTAAATAAAGGTTACGGCCTGCTCAAACTTCAATGGCATATCCTTCGTTGGCGAAAGATATGGCCAGTTCCTTATTGGCTACTGATAAAGTTAAGCTCCTGTCAATCACTGGTTAAGATTATTTTATGGTACAAGTACAGTTGTTGACCTATTTCTGAAGTAGGTCCTCGGTGCTTGACAATAATGCATAATATTAGGTTCATACATACAGTAGAGATATATTTGGTTTCACTGTATATTAAAGtacaaatagggaacttgcaatccagactgagcatgctcagacgcaaaggactatgggctTACCTGTGGTTATCGCAAtatctaatctggagctaccaataaaataaacccccataatggtcagggtgactatgaattgattagttaaggttaaaaacaatgtaacattattgttcaCAATACTATTTGAGTAGTATTTattatgacattttccatgatgcaacattcaacatggagGTTTTGCAAGATCCCTATTGTGAGCGCCTTGAGCTCACAGGAGAAAAGGTTATGATGATTATCTTATAATATTACAAATCGTGTTTACAAATTAATATAGATTTGAGGAATTACTGGAATTTAAATGTATGTCTTTATCTTGTTAACCCCGCCTCAAATTTTCAGTCATTATCCAAACATCTCAACCAACTGAAATTAAATTTCTTTGTAAATGACAATTCTTCCGTTTCCATCCTCATCTTCTGAGGTAACGATCATTGTGCAAGGTCGTCTCTTGGTAATACAGATAGCAAACGGATGATAAAGCTTATCAGTGTCTTTGTCAACGCGACAGAGAAAACTACCTCTAGAAGAATACATCAGTACTCTGCCTTTGCTACATACATAGATGTTGTCTCCGGGATCTGTGGCCACACCAAGAGGAGAGACAAGGTTACCCTCACTATTTTTGCATTGTGATCCAAATGAAAAGAGACACTGTTTTGTTTCGCTACTGATCACTTTTACAGTTCCACTCCTGCTATCCGTAGTGATGATTTGATTTCGACTATTAACAGCAACGAATCTGCAATCTCCCCCAAAAGTAAGGTGCTGCCTTTCCTTGATGGCGCTAACATCCCAGAACATTATTGATGTCTGATGTGTGGTTCCCGGAGAACTTGTGGAAGGCACCTGCACGTGTGGTAGAGGTGAATCTTCTGACACTTCGTTAGATGATTTGGCAACCACGCaatacactttagtttgatctGCACTTGTAGTTATGCCGAGAGGATGAGATGTGTCTTCAAGGTCCTCACAGAAGTATGTGTCTCCATTTTCATTGCATCTTGTAAGAAATTGGCCATTGCTGATGAGAAGGTTACCCTCAATTGATGAATGTGTCCTGAAGGCAGCTACATCAAATGGTTTCTCAAAATGAACGAGAGATTTGTATCGTCCACGTACTGAGTATTTCAGTACAGCATTATTCCCCATGGCAGATACCAAGAAGTGTTGTTCGTCATCGAGCAGACACAAACCTCTTGGCTCTTTCAACAGCTTGCTGTCATGAAATCGACCATACTTTTTAATGACGTTAACGCTAATAAATCGGCTTGGCGTCTcgctaatttgaatatttgacaaGGAGGATGAAGAAATGGGAGTTTCTTGTTTAACATCGATACTCAGCTCTCCAATTACATCTGACGGCTTAAGGCTAAAACTTCCTTCGTGAAATTCTAATTTAGATCTACTTTGTATTGGAATATGTGTAGTCTGAGATGAAATATCTTGAAGCTGGGAAAGATGTTGCTTCTCCATAAAGAAGACGAGGGCGTCTATGTTACTCCACAACATTTCATTGCTCATCCTTGTGATTTTCTCGGCCTTGTCGCTTAGTTCATCAAAGTGGTCGATACTTCTTTCTAAGGTCTCTAGTTCAAGGGCATAGTGACCTTGGATTTGTTGAAGCCTTGCCTGCTCGATTTTTCTCATTTCCTGTATAACAGATGATGTTTTTGCTGTTACTTGTTTGTAGAGTTTGGTCCTTTCAGCTGTTCTTTCTTCGAGAGTTTTTCTCAACTTGTCCCTTGCTGTTTTGAACGCTGGTATTTTTCCGTTGACTTTTTCAGTTAGGGCAACTAGTTTGGCTCGCTTCTTTTCAGCTGCAGTCTTCAGCGTGATGTGCTTGTGATGGTCACCTTGATGACTGGTAATAATACATTCGATGCATACAGGAACAGAACACGTTTCACAGAACATCTGGACTTGGTTTCCATTGTGCGTTGTGCAATTGGCTGGCCGCAGAAGTTTCACTGGTGTTGAATTATACTCTTCAATAGACACGATAGTATGGTCCTTCGTAACCGTAATCTTCAAGTGCCTCTCTCTGCAGTCATCACACTGGAGTTGGTCACATATTGTGCAGTAAACTGTGGCCGATCTGCTACAAATACCACACGGGTCACCTCCGTAGGCTTCATtttcctgttttgttttgtgatcAACATATTCGATTAGGGAGTTGAGAAGAAAACTATCAGGCAGTGTAGCTACACTGTTTCCACGAATGGACGACGAATTATCAACTCTACAGATCGGACATTTCAGTCTACCATAATTTCTTGAAACTATTCCTTCCAGACATGTTTCACAGACTGTGTGTCCGCACTTTGGGAGCGTCTTAGGATGATAGAAGCGGTCAATACATATAGGACATTGTAGAAACTGGTCATCAATTTCTTTGCCAATATTTGCAGAAGCCATTTGTGGACCACTATTAGATATACGCCAATGTTGTACCTGAAAAAATACAAACGTCAATCTGGATAGTTAATTTGAATAAACCATTGATGCACTTGCTGCAGTATATTAATGCGATGCCATTGGTGTTGAAAGTTCCTAATTActtataatactagtattttcaGAAACTGTTTATTAGATTGTATGTAACACATATCCATGCAGAACACAACAATACCTACTTAAATGGTATCAGACACTCTCTTGTACTGAGGGCAAGGTTTTCACCGTTACTTCACAAACTGATGTGCATAGCCTAGGATGTCTTGTATTGCAAGCCACCGGCGTGGCGGTACGAATGGACAACTCTAGTAGGGGTGTGCGGCAAATACTGCAAACTCAAACAAGACCTCATTTTAGACTTCGACCCATTTCGACACGAAAACCAATACCTTGTTTTAGACCATTACAAATcttagaccaaaatacatttgtattagtTACTTATAGAGGAAATGGTACATCgcaaattataatattcatgCTATACTAAGGGGTTTTTTTCCtcaggaggggggggggggggcaacatTTTGGGGACAATTAAAGgcacagttatgatttggtaaaggactgTCACAATGGGCAACATTTTAGACCAATCGTATATAATATAAGAAATGAAAGCACGACAAGaatcatgtctgaacccaacaTAGTAATTTCACATGATTGAATTTCATGACGGATCAAGCAAACGAAAttcttcagctcgaaaaaaccCGCCATTTTATACCCAAGGGGCTAGAAAAAGTACCTCAAAGGGCTGCACATATACGTAAATTCATGTAGGGGAGTTGCCTCCTGCCAGGTGAGGGGGTTGATGGTTGGGAACACGTTTTAAACACTTCTCAGACTGCCCAGACACGTGCCTAACCCATAGCGTGACCTTTATTGCGGGCAAGGTTTCAACCTTTAGTGTGTTCTGCCTATGATGTACGATATATATTACCACTGTCAACGAAATCGAGGCTAAAATGAAACTTGTTTGTCTGCTATAGTGACCAGTTTAGAATACTATTAGAATAGTTTGTTGACCTCTTGTAACACATGTACGTGTGTCTTGAATTATGAGAAACCCTTTATATTAGAATAGCACTGATTTGTAAGGGGAACACGTAATACCTCCGAATTCTTTTCACCAGCCCAGACATTTGTTTCCATTGAGGCCTACGCACTTTAAGCAGTTTATACGGGTACCAACCAATATGTCAGGAGGATTCGACAAATTACTCGGGATTTTACGACCGTTAAAGTCGTTCACCTTTTAGCTCGCACCATGACGTTTTGATGCCCtcttgatgtgtacatgtattcatagaGGGACAGAGGTCGGTTGAATAATACATACCACACTGAGTATAGTTATTGTCTAGTAGGCCTCTGTTGTTAATAATTCACATTGTGTATCGGTCAACCCCTCACTGTATATACGTGGACATAAGGTATAATGATATCTGACGGAAATGTCTATGATTAACAAATATAAggctatgtatatatatgttagaGCATGTCAGCACCCTACCTGTCTTAGGACAGTTCACTTTCCTCGAGGTTATTGTTTGAGAATGCCGTACGTCTTCCTCACGACTGGTTGCCAATACGACATCAAACGAACATATTTCCGTAATGATGTCACCATAAAATAGCGCCATCACCGACGAAGCTGTAAAATTATTCCAACATATAGTGAATAAGAGTAATTCCATCGCAAAATGTACAATGATCAACATAAAATTATAGAGGGCGGTATACCGGTCTATTTCCACGTATGTATCCCTCACGACGAAGACCAATATgaacaatgaaaatataataattaagtCTCGTGCTGGAGCCTGGTGGTATTCAGTACATGTCATACTTCAAAAGTAACTTGATCTTGCAATAAATCACgctatactagtatttttttaaaagaatattATCTTTTAGTTAATCTGGCCATGACTTTTCCTATACGTAGGTCACCATGTGAATAATACCAACAGACAAATGATTTGACACTAGTACTTTTAAGCACAGTCCCAACTCAAATCCAATTTTGAAGAATAACTTAGTAATAATTTCTGTATCTGTGATATTTTCCCACAATATTTAATGTTATGTAAGAATTAAGTATGAATTTTATTGTACATAATCAGAATAAAAATTAGGGTTAGGTTCCACTGATACAGTCcatgaaatatcaaataaataattgtataatgtattttCTTGTTTCAACTTAGTGATTGGTGTCCTCACAAGATTTGAAGATCCACTCACAATCTAGATATATGCATACAAACACATAGATATAAACTCACACACAGAGATATTACTTGAAAATAACTGTAGCTTTGACCATTTGCCTACGATATTATTGATGATAGCAAGGGTAATATCACGATTTATTGCCTGTCCAAGTGATTGTGATATGAGCCGGTTTGAGCTGAAAGCGACGGTATCATCAATAATATTCTCATCACCActtgtcaccccccccccccctgccacGAGTCCAAATCCAAGTTCTTCATCGGAAAAAGGCACTCGCTCTTGGAAAACAACCTAAAATAAGTGACAGCGTACAAAGGAAATAGATTAGtggtaaaaaaagaaagaaaaaaggaaTGGCATCGTATTATATCAGATTTTACTCAGATTGTATATGTAGGAAGAAGGCGCTCACTTCTGgaacaaaaatatagaaaataaatgacatgGAAAAGTAAATAGACGTAAATctcatagtggtctgagcgtGCCGTAACACAGATCTCCGTACTAGCATTGAGTCGAATGTTGCCACTGAAAATATCaccatttcatttgaaatgtagGACTGGTGCAACCAAGTTTGGGAAAGACGGACAAGCTGACAGCACTGCTAGTGACCAATCTCGTGAGTTAAATTTTCTCGTGTAGTAGCAGGCCACCTAAATTTGCggcaataaatctacacactgtGTACTTAATAACCTTGCCATAGCTAAACATGTTGTACTCGTGAACTACCACTTATTATTGGCAGAACATATTTGATTTGACTTCATATAGTGAAATTACAGCATGCCACAGagtaatttcaaaacattccaTACAACAACACTTCgtgcgatatatatatatatatatatatatatatatatatatatatatatatatatatatatatatatatatatatatatatatatatatttatatatatatatatatatatatatatatatatatatatatatatatatatatatatatatatatatatatatatatatatatatatatatcagtatatcATGTCGTATGACTTTTTTGAATGTCGATCTTGTTACTGTTGTAGCCAATGACAGCGTTTACCGTTAGCTCTGTGTGTATACGTTTCGGGGTATCGATACCCTAATCGATGCTTGTCAGCTAAAGTTGCAGTGAGTCTGGAAAGAAGGCGGAACAACgaaatcgaaaacaaacgaaATAAACGAACAAAAGATAGGTAAACAAGATTTCACTCGTTTTTAAGGAGATACAGCTGTGAGACTACGTCCTGGTCTTGTGATCTGATGGAAACTCATTGATTGCTGTCATTACATGAAGCTTACATGAAAATACAGTCTGTAAAAAGGTGCATCTTTGGAACGATATCAAAATGAGGCGACgaaaaaacaagaaaagaatTCACAGATGAGCTCGTCATTTGATAAAGCAGGTTTATCACTAGCCTGAGATAGAACAATGGGGTCGGTATATAGGTTCTTTTGGCAACTGACCAAATGCCTCTCCAGTCAGACTTTACACACTCTTACGTGCGATACTGACACATCACAGATTCCTATGTAGATAACGATAGATCAATGGTTGCATCAATTGTATAGTATTGTATCTAGTACATTTCCGACAATGGGGTATTACCTGTGTACAGACTAATATTTAATCACATGACTCCAGTTGTCCTGGTGTGACCTGATAACACCGCTGCCAAACCAATCCATACTACCTTATATTAAATATCTCGTACCATCTAGGTGCAGTACCAGAGTGCGAGGAGTCGTCGCCCATGGATCTGAAAAATTCGTCTGAGATTGACAAAGAAGAAGCCCGTCTTATCTGCAGGTAAGTTACATGAAACTCCTTATATGATTAacacatattatatacacacaatgtacCATTATAATCTTAAAGACtatgaaaatgtaaatgaacCTGATAAGAATTAAATTTCAGAGGACAGTACAGAATAATACTAGCTGAATGTAATTTTATCGTTTGACACTGTTTAGTACAGTGAGTTACAGGTTACTGTATCGTTTGACACTGTTTAGTACAGTGAGTTACAGGTTACTGTATCGTTTGACACTGTTTAGTCCAGCGAGTTACAGGTTACTGTATCGTTTGACACTGTTTAGTACAGCGAGTTACAGGTTACTGTATCGTTTGACACTGTTTAGTACAGTGAGTTACAGGTTACTGTATCGTTTGACACTGTTTAGTACAGCGAGTTACAGGTTACTGTATCGTTTGACACTGTTTAGTACAGCGAGTTACAGGTTACTGTATCGTTTGACACTGTTTAGTACAGCGAGTTACAGGTTACTGTATCGTTTGACACTGTTTAGT
This is a stretch of genomic DNA from Glandiceps talaboti chromosome 9, keGlaTala1.1, whole genome shotgun sequence. It encodes these proteins:
- the LOC144439953 gene encoding uncharacterized protein LOC144439953, whose product is MASANIGKEIDDQFLQCPICIDRFYHPKTLPKCGHTVCETCLEGIVSRNYGRLKCPICRVDNSSSIRGNSVATLPDSFLLNSLIEYVDHKTKQENEAYGGDPCGICSRSATVYCTICDQLQCDDCRERHLKITVTKDHTIVSIEEYNSTPVKLLRPANCTTHNGNQVQMFCETCSVPVCIECIITSHQGDHHKHITLKTAAEKKRAKLVALTEKVNGKIPAFKTARDKLRKTLEERTAERTKLYKQVTAKTSSVIQEMRKIEQARLQQIQGHYALELETLERSIDHFDELSDKAEKITRMSNEMLWSNIDALVFFMEKQHLSQLQDISSQTTHIPIQSRSKLEFHEGSFSLKPSDVIGELSIDVKQETPISSSSLSNIQISETPSRFISVNVIKKYGRFHDSKLLKEPRGLCLLDDEQHFLVSAMGNNAVLKYSVRGRYKSLVHFEKPFDVAAFRTHSSIEGNLLISNGQFLTRCNENGDTYFCEDLEDTSHPLGITTSADQTKVYCVVAKSSNEVSEDSPLPHVQVPSTSSPGTTHQTSIMFWDVSAIKERQHLTFGGDCRFVAVNSRNQIITTDSRSGTVKVISSETKQCLFSFGSQCKNSEGNLVSPLGVATDPGDNIYVCSKGRVLMYSSRGSFLCRVDKDTDKLYHPFAICITKRRPCTMIVTSEDEDGNGRIVIYKEI